In the genome of Fulvivirga maritima, one region contains:
- a CDS encoding WD40 repeat domain-containing protein, with translation MGKVNVSKLKTFTGHNDCVYTLERTQYDHIFFSGAGDGMVVYWNLEASENGQLVAKLPNSIYALHYMQSKNLLAVGHNYDGVHIIDWENRKEVGSLKLTDEAIFDIQSYRDFLIIGDKNGTVTIVNVDDLKVVYKIPATEYSARTIAVNETLEEMAVGYSDNKIRIFSLVDFELKYELDAHENSVFTLKYSPHNQFLMSAGRDAYLKIWDSKAGYLLLEDIVAHMFAINHLDFSPDGKHFVTCSMDKSIKVWDNNSFRLLKVIDKARHAGHGTSVNKLLWSKYDNLLISAGDDRAISVWDIQFNN, from the coding sequence ATGGGCAAAGTTAACGTTTCCAAACTCAAAACCTTTACCGGACATAATGATTGTGTGTATACGCTGGAAAGAACGCAGTATGATCATATTTTCTTTTCAGGTGCTGGTGATGGCATGGTGGTGTACTGGAACCTGGAGGCTTCTGAAAACGGACAACTGGTAGCTAAATTACCTAATTCTATTTATGCCTTGCATTACATGCAATCTAAAAACCTGCTGGCTGTAGGGCATAACTATGACGGTGTTCATATCATAGATTGGGAAAATAGAAAAGAAGTAGGTTCTCTTAAGCTTACTGATGAAGCCATATTCGATATACAGTCTTACCGTGATTTTCTAATTATAGGAGATAAAAACGGAACGGTGACCATAGTAAATGTGGATGATCTGAAGGTAGTATACAAAATACCTGCTACTGAATATAGTGCCAGAACTATTGCTGTTAATGAAACCTTAGAGGAGATGGCAGTAGGGTATAGTGATAACAAAATTAGGATCTTTTCCTTGGTGGATTTTGAGCTGAAGTATGAGTTAGATGCTCATGAGAACTCAGTGTTTACTCTGAAGTACTCGCCTCATAATCAGTTTTTAATGAGCGCAGGAAGAGACGCATACCTGAAAATATGGGATAGTAAAGCAGGATATTTGCTCTTAGAAGATATTGTGGCGCATATGTTTGCCATTAATCATTTGGATTTTAGTCCTGATGGTAAACATTTTGTAACTTGTAGCATGGATAAATCCATAAAAGTTTGGGATAATAATAGCTTTCGTTTGTTGAAGGTTATAGATAAGGCCCGACATGCAGGACATGGAACTTCTGTAAACAAATTATTGTGGTCTAAGTATGATAACCTTTTGATTAGTGCCGGAGACGATAGGGCAATATCAGTATGGGATATCCAGTTTAATAATTAA
- a CDS encoding transglutaminase-like domain-containing protein, with product MKQEELKALVSLLDDEDAEIISHVEKKIISLGGSMIPILETEWESNLNPLVQERIEELIHVLQFDLIQERLINWFSEEEPDLLEGMWIVATYQYPDLEFTKLKQDLEQIYYDAWLEFKPDIHPYDQVKLLNSVIFSKLKFGANTKNFHSPSNSMINIVLESRKGNPISLCVLYMLVARKLKMPVYGVNLPNLFILTYKSENENYSQFYINAFNRGLIFSKDDIDNYIHELRINPEETFYQPCDNRDIVLRALRNLVVSFDKIGDHAKSEEIKTLLESVGDHGHLGI from the coding sequence ATGAAACAAGAAGAACTGAAGGCTTTAGTATCGTTATTGGATGATGAAGATGCGGAAATCATTTCGCATGTAGAAAAGAAAATCATATCATTAGGAGGAAGCATGATCCCCATCTTAGAAACAGAGTGGGAGAGTAATTTAAATCCTTTGGTTCAGGAGAGAATTGAAGAGCTGATCCATGTTTTGCAGTTTGATCTGATACAGGAACGCTTAATTAATTGGTTTTCAGAAGAGGAGCCTGATTTGCTGGAAGGGATGTGGATAGTGGCCACTTATCAATATCCTGATCTGGAATTCACTAAGCTCAAACAGGATCTGGAACAAATATATTATGATGCCTGGTTAGAGTTTAAGCCGGATATTCATCCTTATGATCAGGTGAAGCTTTTGAATAGTGTTATTTTTAGTAAGCTGAAATTTGGAGCTAACACCAAGAATTTTCACTCTCCTAGTAACTCCATGATAAATATTGTGTTGGAGTCAAGAAAAGGAAATCCTATTTCTCTTTGTGTGCTGTATATGCTAGTAGCAAGAAAGCTCAAAATGCCTGTATATGGCGTTAATTTACCCAACCTGTTTATCCTTACCTATAAGAGTGAAAATGAAAACTACTCTCAGTTTTACATTAATGCTTTTAATAGAGGCCTTATTTTCTCTAAGGATGATATAGATAATTATATCCATGAGCTGAGAATAAATCCTGAAGAGACTTTCTATCAGCCATGCGATAACAGAGATATTGTGCTGAGAGCGTTGAGAAATTTAGTGGTTTCTTTTGATAAAATAGGTGATCATGCTAAATCAGAAGAAATAAAAACTTTGCTTGAAAGCGTAGGAGATCACGGCCATTTAGGAATTTAA
- a CDS encoding NAD-dependent epimerase/dehydratase family protein yields the protein MDNTSKSALVLGSTGLIGNQLLQVLLSDAYYDKVYAVSRHELEISNDKLITIIADYDNVGERLADLTFDDIYCCLGTTIKKAGNKEAFKQIDLDYPLKVAEQALRQGAKQYLLISAMGADKKSTFFYNRVKGEVEEALANMKYNSIHIFRPSLLLGDREEKRPGEAAATVMSKLFSFAFVGPLMKYKPIESVKVARAMLASAKEKTHGVHIHESEDLQKY from the coding sequence ATGGACAATACTTCAAAGTCAGCCTTAGTGTTAGGCAGTACCGGACTTATCGGCAATCAACTCCTTCAGGTGTTATTAAGTGATGCATATTATGATAAGGTATATGCCGTTAGTCGCCATGAGTTGGAGATTAGTAATGATAAGCTTATAACTATCATTGCTGATTATGATAATGTTGGTGAACGATTGGCTGATCTTACTTTTGATGATATTTATTGCTGCTTGGGTACTACTATTAAGAAGGCCGGAAATAAAGAGGCTTTCAAACAAATTGACCTTGATTATCCCTTAAAAGTAGCTGAGCAAGCACTCCGGCAAGGAGCTAAGCAGTATTTGCTAATATCAGCAATGGGAGCTGATAAGAAATCTACTTTTTTCTATAATAGGGTAAAGGGAGAGGTAGAAGAAGCTTTGGCTAATATGAAATACAACTCAATTCATATATTCAGACCTTCTTTACTTTTGGGAGATAGAGAAGAAAAGAGGCCCGGAGAAGCTGCGGCTACTGTTATGTCTAAGTTGTTTTCTTTTGCTTTTGTAGGGCCATTGATGAAGTATAAACCTATAGAATCAGTGAAGGTGGCACGCGCCATGTTGGCTTCAGCAAAAGAGAAAACACACGGAGTTCACATTCATGAATCAGAAGATTTACAAAAATATTAG
- a CDS encoding DivIVA domain-containing protein: MKITPLEIRQKTFEKAFRGLDKDEVTAFLVTMSQEWEKLVDENKELKIKLEASEKEVEKLREVENSLFKTLKTAEDTGANMIDQATKTAELHLRETQMKAEALLNDAKNKAKDIMEEAEIKSRTTIEDMEAEVKTIAQMYRTLDNAKEDLLSDIKTFATEALDKVERVKAHKKKFNIEEEMLRIKRESIDKAAKSALKFEKETLNEIKFEVVGNIPSESEESKEEPKKEPELDREELLRMEEDYRRRYMQEQEQEPQEEEYQEEEPEEEELPVAEASPEPEYENDSEEEEEDHFEAEEELEPEPEEEPEEEIVEEKPEPKPEPVAESAPARPKEVKKNTVKKNTVKKNNKSTSFFDDIE, from the coding sequence ATGAAAATTACGCCTTTAGAAATACGACAAAAAACATTTGAGAAAGCATTTCGAGGTTTAGATAAAGACGAGGTTACTGCTTTTTTGGTGACTATGTCACAAGAATGGGAGAAGCTCGTTGATGAAAATAAAGAACTGAAAATAAAATTAGAGGCTTCTGAAAAGGAGGTGGAAAAACTTCGGGAAGTGGAGAACTCATTGTTCAAAACCCTGAAGACTGCTGAAGATACAGGAGCTAATATGATAGATCAGGCTACCAAAACGGCCGAGCTGCACCTGAGAGAAACCCAGATGAAGGCAGAAGCATTACTAAATGATGCTAAAAATAAGGCCAAAGACATCATGGAAGAGGCTGAGATTAAATCCAGAACTACCATTGAAGATATGGAAGCCGAGGTGAAAACCATCGCCCAGATGTATCGAACTCTTGATAATGCTAAAGAAGATCTACTGTCTGATATTAAAACTTTTGCCACTGAAGCTTTAGACAAAGTGGAGCGAGTGAAGGCTCATAAAAAGAAGTTTAATATAGAAGAAGAAATGCTACGTATTAAGCGTGAATCCATTGATAAGGCCGCTAAAAGTGCCCTTAAATTCGAAAAGGAAACGCTTAATGAAATAAAATTTGAAGTAGTAGGGAATATTCCTTCCGAATCTGAGGAGTCTAAAGAAGAACCTAAAAAAGAGCCTGAGCTTGATAGAGAAGAGCTGCTAAGGATGGAAGAGGATTATAGGCGCAGGTATATGCAAGAGCAAGAACAAGAGCCGCAAGAGGAGGAATATCAGGAAGAAGAACCTGAAGAAGAGGAGCTGCCTGTAGCAGAAGCATCCCCTGAGCCAGAATATGAAAACGACTCTGAAGAAGAGGAGGAAGATCATTTCGAGGCAGAAGAGGAGTTGGAACCTGAACCAGAGGAGGAGCCTGAAGAAGAGATAGTGGAGGAGAAACCTGAGCCCAAGCCTGAACCAGTAGCTGAGTCAGCTCCAGCGAGACCTAAAGAGGTGAAAAAGAATACAGTTAAGAAAAATACAGTTAAAAAGAATAATAAGAGCACATCATTTTTTGATGATATAGAGTAA
- the dtd gene encoding D-aminoacyl-tRNA deacylase, which translates to MIAVVQRVSESSVKIEGEVKGEIGAGLMVLVGIEDADDNEDIQWLSKKITNMRIFNDEDDVMNKSVQDVNGDILLISQFTLHASTKKGNRPSYIKAAKPDVAIPLYEKFIAQVETDMGKKIQTGEFGADMKVSLVNDGPVTIIIDSKDKK; encoded by the coding sequence ATGATTGCAGTTGTTCAAAGAGTTTCAGAATCTTCAGTAAAAATAGAAGGCGAGGTTAAAGGAGAGATTGGTGCAGGACTTATGGTGTTGGTAGGTATAGAAGATGCTGATGATAATGAAGATATTCAGTGGCTTTCTAAGAAAATTACTAACATGCGCATTTTTAATGATGAAGATGACGTAATGAATAAAAGTGTACAAGATGTAAATGGTGATATCCTGCTGATCAGTCAGTTTACGTTACACGCTAGTACTAAAAAAGGTAACAGGCCTTCTTATATAAAAGCCGCCAAACCAGATGTGGCTATTCCTTTATATGAAAAGTTTATAGCTCAGGTAGAAACAGATATGGGCAAGAAAATTCAAACCGGTGAATTTGGTGCTGATATGAAGGTGAGCCTGGTAAATGATGGCCCTGTAACCATAATTATTGATTCCAAAGACAAAAAATGA
- a CDS encoding 2-phosphosulfolactate phosphatase — MKTIDVCLSPELIHLFDLKGKLVVIVDILRATSCMTTGMAHGVKGIRPFADQDACREMKKQNYFLAGERNGIKVEDFDLGNSPFDYMQEKVKGHKVAVTTTNGTVAIEKSADADEIVIGSFLNITAIAEYLKNQDKDVIVFCAGWKGKVNLEDSLFAGALVAKLKDDFESACDAPLFAQAAFEYTEDKLLEAVKNSSHAKRLNGMNIHEDIEFCMKLDEYEVVPVIRDGEITLSN; from the coding sequence ATGAAGACTATTGATGTATGTTTGAGCCCTGAGCTCATTCATCTATTTGATTTGAAGGGTAAGCTGGTGGTGATCGTAGATATTCTGCGCGCCACCTCATGTATGACTACTGGTATGGCTCATGGAGTAAAGGGTATTCGTCCTTTTGCTGATCAGGATGCTTGCCGCGAAATGAAAAAGCAAAATTACTTTTTGGCTGGAGAAAGAAACGGTATCAAAGTGGAGGACTTTGACTTGGGCAACTCTCCTTTTGACTATATGCAAGAAAAAGTGAAAGGCCATAAAGTAGCAGTAACCACTACTAACGGCACAGTAGCCATTGAAAAATCGGCTGATGCTGATGAAATAGTAATAGGATCATTCTTAAACATTACAGCTATAGCTGAATACCTTAAAAATCAGGACAAAGATGTAATTGTATTCTGTGCTGGCTGGAAGGGCAAGGTAAACCTAGAAGACTCACTCTTCGCCGGGGCTTTGGTAGCTAAATTAAAAGATGATTTCGAATCTGCTTGTGATGCCCCGCTGTTTGCTCAAGCGGCTTTTGAATACACTGAAGACAAATTGCTAGAAGCGGTGAAAAACTCATCTCATGCCAAGAGGTTAAATGGCATGAACATTCATGAAGATATTGAATTCTGCATGAAGCTAGATGAATATGAGGTAGTGCCCGTAATTAGAGATGGAGAAATTACGCTAAGCAACTAA
- a CDS encoding DUF7935 family protein, translated as MELVIEFAKLLIPAAIVLYAMYLVVKSFLDKELTKQSMEIRGKSIETVLPNRLHAYERVCLFLERITLNSLILRLNNGKYTAREFQQIMINEIREEYNHNVSQQLYMSDEVWEMVKNAKEGLITMINEAMSELKPEANNLDLAKQLFEKSVSQNDDKIQAALLALKNEIRQVF; from the coding sequence ATGGAATTAGTTATTGAATTTGCTAAGCTATTAATACCGGCGGCAATAGTATTATATGCTATGTATTTGGTGGTGAAATCTTTTTTGGATAAAGAACTGACCAAGCAAAGTATGGAAATAAGAGGCAAAAGTATAGAAACAGTATTGCCTAACCGATTACATGCTTACGAAAGAGTGTGCTTGTTTTTAGAGCGAATTACACTCAATAGTCTCATTTTACGTTTAAATAATGGTAAATACACTGCCAGAGAATTTCAGCAGATTATGATTAATGAAATACGAGAGGAGTATAATCATAACGTTTCTCAGCAGCTCTATATGAGTGATGAAGTGTGGGAAATGGTGAAGAATGCTAAAGAAGGGCTCATTACCATGATTAATGAGGCTATGAGTGAGTTAAAGCCAGAAGCCAATAATCTGGATCTTGCTAAGCAGCTTTTTGAGAAGTCGGTGAGTCAGAATGATGATAAAATACAAGCAGCGCTTTTGGCCTTAAAAAATGAAATAAGACAAGTATTTTAA
- a CDS encoding YkvA family protein — MSSPGQDNKFFRKAQQMASDMYQNRGKLNDLLKRAMEKIQQFLDKNKNNRPLQNALTLVRMVRAYINGEYRDVQTSSILLAIAALIYFVMPIDLIPDFIPVTGMVDDFGVMLWVYKKIQVEIDRFLDWEELQKNNIGGS; from the coding sequence ATGAGTAGCCCAGGTCAGGATAATAAATTTTTTCGAAAGGCACAGCAGATGGCTTCTGATATGTATCAGAACAGAGGTAAGCTCAATGACCTTTTGAAGAGAGCTATGGAGAAAATTCAGCAGTTTCTGGATAAGAACAAAAACAACAGGCCACTTCAGAACGCACTTACTCTGGTGCGTATGGTGAGGGCCTATATCAATGGTGAGTATAGAGATGTCCAAACCAGTAGTATTTTGCTGGCTATAGCTGCACTCATCTATTTTGTAATGCCCATAGATCTTATTCCTGATTTTATTCCTGTAACTGGTATGGTAGATGACTTTGGAGTTATGCTCTGGGTGTATAAAAAGATTCAGGTGGAAATAGACCGCTTTCTCGATTGGGAAGAGCTTCAGAAAAATAACATTGGCGGAAGTTAG
- a CDS encoding redoxin domain-containing protein: MNKILIIALLSIVQLPLAFGQKVDDFTLTDVANNKKVSLSDYKDSKGVVIIFTSNVCPYSVYYEGRITQIISEYSQKGISFLLINSHNEDKESDSDMENKINTWGISVPYLSDKDQKVMNALHASKSPHAFILKNNGGSFSIFYQGAIDNNPQVASDVKEQYLKNNLDNLLSGKSATSNVRPIGCMVKRG, translated from the coding sequence ATGAATAAGATATTGATCATAGCATTATTAAGTATAGTACAGCTGCCATTGGCTTTTGGCCAGAAGGTAGATGACTTTACTTTAACAGATGTAGCCAACAATAAAAAAGTATCACTCTCTGATTATAAAGACAGCAAAGGAGTGGTTATTATTTTCACTAGTAATGTGTGCCCTTACTCTGTTTACTATGAAGGCAGGATCACTCAGATTATATCTGAATATAGCCAAAAAGGAATCAGCTTTCTTTTGATTAACTCTCACAATGAAGACAAAGAGTCTGACAGCGATATGGAGAATAAAATCAATACCTGGGGCATTTCAGTTCCTTACCTATCTGACAAAGACCAAAAAGTAATGAATGCTTTACATGCAAGTAAGAGTCCACATGCTTTTATACTTAAAAATAATGGAGGCAGTTTTTCTATTTTCTATCAAGGAGCCATAGATAACAACCCTCAGGTAGCCTCAGATGTAAAAGAGCAATATTTGAAAAATAACCTTGACAACCTGCTTTCCGGCAAATCTGCAACAAGTAATGTTAGGCCTATTGGCTGTATGGTGAAAAGGGGATAA
- a CDS encoding 4'-phosphopantetheinyl transferase superfamily protein — MPLHKIEKINSTRFLALWHIDESYQDLFEAVKKETDEYTMLSTFRHEDKKKEWLAGRLTIMALCQKLNLTYHGVIKDEHGKPYLKNCDAEISLSHSYPYVSILLDLKTDVGIDLEQKKAKLIKVQHKFLTEEEAENANNAIEKLGVYWCAKEALYKICSSEKLSFKDNIRIAPFDLDTQGKLFGKIIVNGITKSYQLEYRVEENYILAFNID; from the coding sequence ATGCCACTTCATAAAATCGAAAAAATAAATAGCACCAGATTTCTAGCATTATGGCACATAGATGAATCTTACCAAGATTTGTTTGAAGCTGTAAAAAAAGAAACTGATGAATACACTATGCTCAGTACCTTCAGGCATGAAGATAAAAAGAAAGAGTGGCTTGCCGGCAGGCTCACTATTATGGCTTTATGCCAAAAGCTCAACTTAACTTACCATGGTGTTATAAAAGATGAGCATGGCAAACCTTATCTTAAGAACTGCGATGCCGAGATTTCACTCTCTCATTCATACCCCTATGTCTCTATATTGCTGGACCTAAAAACTGATGTAGGCATAGATTTGGAACAAAAAAAGGCTAAATTGATTAAAGTTCAGCACAAATTTCTCACTGAAGAAGAAGCTGAAAACGCCAATAATGCAATAGAAAAGCTAGGAGTGTACTGGTGTGCTAAAGAGGCTTTATATAAGATTTGTAGCTCTGAAAAACTTTCTTTTAAAGATAATATCAGAATAGCTCCCTTTGATTTAGACACTCAAGGCAAATTGTTTGGCAAAATAATTGTCAATGGTATTACCAAAAGCTACCAATTAGAATATAGAGTAGAAGAAAACTATATTTTAGCTTTTAACATTGATTAA
- the folB gene encoding dihydroneopterin aldolase has protein sequence MGKVALKGLKFKAYHGYYDEERQKGNQFEVNISVKTVFIKAAENDDLENTVDYEQLYKIVKEEMGISSKLLEHVVKRITDRVLSEIKAVDKVKVSLSKFNPPIGGECRESKVTLKAKR, from the coding sequence ATGGGTAAAGTAGCTTTGAAAGGCCTGAAGTTTAAGGCATACCACGGTTATTATGACGAGGAACGACAAAAAGGAAATCAGTTTGAAGTAAACATATCGGTAAAGACCGTTTTTATAAAAGCAGCCGAAAATGATGATCTTGAGAATACGGTAGACTATGAGCAGCTCTACAAGATAGTGAAGGAAGAAATGGGAATATCTTCCAAACTGCTAGAACATGTAGTGAAAAGAATAACTGATCGTGTGCTCAGCGAAATAAAGGCGGTAGATAAGGTGAAAGTATCATTATCTAAATTTAACCCGCCTATCGGTGGAGAATGTAGAGAGTCTAAAGTAACACTTAAGGCTAAGCGATAA
- the gcvT gene encoding glycine cleavage system aminomethyltransferase GcvT — protein MDLKKVQLNDIHEKLGAKMVPFAGYNMPVRYTKDIEEHNKVRNSVGIFDVSHMGEFMLKGPKALDLIQRVTSNDASKIVIGQAQYSCLPNEDGGIVDDLLVYKMAEEEYMLVVNASNIEKDWNWISKYNTDDVEMTNISDDMSLFAVQGPKATQVLQKLTTIDLSAIKFYHFTVGTFGGVQDVIMSATGYTGAGGFEIYVKNSDAEKIWNEILKAGEPEGIQPIGLGARDTLRMEMGFCLYGNDIDDTTSPLEAGLGWITKFTKEFTNSAALKQQKEEGITKKLVGFKMEDKGIPRKDYEIHDADGNVIGRVTSGTMSPTLGQGIGLGYVKKEFASPETEIFISVRNKPLKALVKKLPLI, from the coding sequence ATGGATTTAAAAAAAGTACAGCTAAACGACATACACGAAAAACTAGGCGCTAAGATGGTACCATTTGCCGGATACAACATGCCGGTAAGATATACCAAAGACATTGAAGAGCACAATAAGGTGAGAAATAGTGTGGGTATTTTCGATGTATCTCACATGGGTGAATTTATGCTCAAAGGCCCAAAGGCTTTGGATTTAATCCAGAGAGTAACCAGTAATGATGCTTCTAAAATTGTTATCGGTCAGGCCCAATACTCTTGCCTACCCAATGAAGATGGCGGCATTGTAGATGATCTCTTGGTTTATAAAATGGCCGAAGAAGAATACATGCTGGTAGTAAATGCTTCTAACATAGAAAAAGACTGGAACTGGATTTCTAAATACAATACAGATGACGTGGAAATGACCAACATTTCTGATGACATGTCATTATTTGCTGTACAAGGCCCTAAAGCCACACAGGTTTTACAAAAACTAACTACAATAGATCTTTCTGCTATCAAATTCTACCACTTCACCGTAGGCACTTTTGGTGGTGTACAAGATGTTATCATGTCAGCTACAGGCTACACCGGAGCTGGTGGTTTTGAGATCTATGTAAAAAATTCTGATGCCGAAAAAATATGGAATGAAATACTAAAAGCCGGGGAGCCAGAAGGTATTCAACCTATCGGATTAGGCGCCAGAGACACCCTCCGTATGGAAATGGGTTTTTGCCTTTATGGAAATGACATAGATGACACCACTTCTCCTCTGGAAGCCGGTTTAGGATGGATCACCAAATTCACTAAAGAGTTCACTAACTCAGCAGCGCTTAAACAACAAAAAGAAGAAGGCATTACTAAAAAACTGGTAGGCTTTAAAATGGAAGACAAAGGTATTCCTAGAAAAGACTATGAAATTCATGATGCTGATGGCAATGTAATAGGCCGTGTTACTTCAGGCACTATGTCTCCTACGCTGGGTCAAGGCATAGGACTAGGCTATGTTAAAAAAGAGTTTGCTTCACCAGAAACTGAGATTTTCATTTCAGTAAGAAACAAGCCTTTAAAAGCTCTGGTTAAAAAATTGCCTTTAATCTAA
- a CDS encoding HesB/IscA family protein — MDGLVPVTLTPKAVEEVKNIMTNKNIPEGYSLRIGIKGSGGCAGFTYMLGFDQKKDADLEYEQDGIPVLVQKRETMYLLGLEVDFYEGADARGFTFVKTGEKVSQ; from the coding sequence ATGGATGGATTAGTGCCGGTAACGCTTACCCCAAAAGCAGTAGAGGAAGTAAAAAATATTATGACAAACAAGAACATCCCTGAAGGCTATTCTCTGAGAATAGGCATAAAAGGATCAGGAGGATGTGCCGGTTTTACTTATATGCTGGGCTTTGACCAAAAAAAGGATGCAGACTTAGAATACGAGCAAGACGGAATACCTGTATTGGTTCAGAAAAGAGAAACCATGTATTTACTGGGATTGGAAGTAGATTTTTATGAAGGAGCTGATGCTCGTGGATTTACATTCGTAAAAACAGGAGAGAAGGTATCTCAATAA
- a CDS encoding nucleotide pyrophosphohydrolase, translating to MTIEEAQKIVDEWINTTGVRYFNELTNMTILTEEVGEVARIMARRYGEQSEKESDKNKDLGDEMADVLWVLICLANQTGIDLTEAFKKNLEKKSIRDKDRHKNNEKLK from the coding sequence ATGACGATAGAAGAAGCCCAGAAAATAGTAGATGAGTGGATTAACACCACTGGAGTGAGGTATTTTAACGAGCTTACTAATATGACTATCCTTACGGAAGAAGTAGGGGAAGTGGCTAGAATAATGGCCAGAAGATACGGAGAGCAGTCTGAAAAGGAATCAGATAAGAATAAAGATCTGGGAGATGAAATGGCTGACGTATTATGGGTGTTGATATGCCTGGCCAATCAAACCGGAATAGATTTAACAGAGGCCTTTAAAAAGAACCTGGAGAAGAAATCTATCCGGGATAAGGACAGGCATAAAAACAATGAGAAGCTAAAGTAA